A stretch of Malus sylvestris chromosome 11, drMalSylv7.2, whole genome shotgun sequence DNA encodes these proteins:
- the LOC126589635 gene encoding germin-like protein 9-3: MASRTSSLRLFSLCLVFSFAIVQMAIAGDPDIITDFIVPPNANGTVNGNFFTYTGFRALVEGDPPIAFKAMKASLAEFPALNGQSVSYAVLQFPNGITNPPHTHPRSAELLFLVGGTLEVGFVDTKNNLFTQTLQTGDLFVFPKGLAHFQYNADAENPAIAISAFGSANAGTVSIPSTLFATGMDDNVLAISFKTDVGTIQKLKAGLAPKP; the protein is encoded by the coding sequence ttttttcatttgccATTGTCCAAATGGCAATAGCCGGAGACCCGGACATTATTACTGACTTCATAGTGCCTCCAAATGCAAATGGAACTGTAAATGGAAACTTCTTTACATACACCGGCTTTCGTGCCCTTGTTGAAGGAGACCCTCCCATAGCCTTCAAGGCTATGAAGGCATCCTTGGCTGAATTCCCTGCTCTTAATGGGCAGAGTGTTTCGTATGCCGTCCTTCAGTTTCCAAATGGCATTACCAACCCACCACACACTCATCCTCGCTCTGCCGAGCTACTTTTCCTCGTTGGTGGTACCCTTGAAGTTGGTTTCGTTGACACAAAAAACAACCTCTTTACGCAGACGCTTCAGACAGGTGATCTGTTTGTGTTTCCCAAGGGACTTGCGCACTTCCAGTACAATGCTGATGCAGAAAACCCAGCCATAGCAATTTCTGCATTTGGAAGTGCAAATGCAGGAACTGTATCAATCCCCTCCACCTTGTTCGCCACGGGCATGGACGACAATGTGTTGGCTATCTCCTTCAAGactgatgttggcaccattcaAAAGCTCAAGGCTGGTCTTGCTCCGAAGCCGTAA
- the LOC126589634 gene encoding putative germin-like protein 9-2: protein MASRTSSLKFFSLIIFSFAIFQIAIAGDSDILTDFIVPPNANGTVDGNFFTYTGFRALVEGDPPTAFKAMKASLAEFPALNGQSVSYAVLQFPNGTTNPPHTHPRSAELLFLIGGTLEVGFVDTKNILFTQTLQTGDLFVFPKGLAHFQYNADAENPAIAISAFGSANAGTVSIPSTLFATGIDDNVLAISFKTDVGTIQKLKAGFAPKQ from the coding sequence ATGGCCTCCAGAACTTCCAGCCTCAAATTCTTCTCACTAATAATTTTCTCATTTGCCATTTTCCAAATAGCAATAGCGGGAGACTCGGACATTCTTACTGACTTCATAGTGCCTCCAAATGCAAATGGAACTGTAGATGGAAACTTCTTTACATACACTGGCTTTCGTGCCCTTGTTGAAGGAGACCCTCCCACAGCCTTCAAGGCTATGAAGGCATCCTTGGCTGAATTCCCTGCTCTTAATGGGCAGAGTGTTTCGTATGCCGTCCTTCAGTTCCCAAATGGCACTACCAACCCACCACACACTCATCCTCGCTCTGCTGAGCTACTTTTCCTCATTGGTGGTACCCTTGAAGTTGGTTTCGTTGACACCAAAAACATCCTGTTTACGCAGACGCTTCAGACAGGTGATCTGTTTGTGTTTCCCAAGGGACTTGCGCACTTCCAGTACAATGCTGATGCAGAAAACCCAGCCATAGCAATTTCTGCATTTGGAAGTGCAAATGCAGGAACTGTATCAATCCCCTCCACCTTGTTCGCCACGGGCATCGACGACAATGTGTTGGCTATCTCCTTCAAGactgatgttggcaccattcaAAAGCTCAAGGCTGGTTTTGCTCCCAAGCAGTAA
- the LOC126589637 gene encoding germin-like protein 9-3 has product MASRTPMIKFLSLLIFSFAIVQMASAGDPDIITDFIVPAKANGTIDGNIFTYTGFRVLVGEAPPTAFKAMKASLAEFPTLNGQSVSYAVLQFPNGTTNPPHTHPRFAELLFLIDSTLEVGFVDTKNILFTQTLQTGDLFMFPKGLAHFQYNADAKNPALAISTFGSANAGTVSFPSTLFATGIDDNVLAVSFKTDMSTIQKLKVGPAPKP; this is encoded by the exons ATGGCATCAAGAACTCCCATGATCAAATTCCTCTCACTATTAATTTTTTCATTTGCCATTGTTCAAATGGCAAGTGCTGGAGACCCCGACATTATTACTGACTTCATAGTGCCTGCAAAAGCAAATGGAACAATAGATGGAAACATTTTCACATACACCGGGTTTAGGGTTCTTGTAGGAGAAGCTCCTCCCACAGCCTTTAAGGCTATGAAGGCATCTTTGGCTGAGTTCCCCACTCTTAACGGGCAGAGTGTTTCGTACGCTGTACTTCAATTCCCAAATGGCA CTACCAACCCACCACACACTCATCCTCGATTTGCCGAGCTACTTTTCCTCATTGATAGTACCCTTGAAGTCGGTTTCGTTGACACCAAAAACATCCTCTTTACGCAAACACTTCAGACAGGTGATCTGTTTATGTTTCCTAAGGGACTTGCGCACTTCCAGTACAATGCTGATGCCAAAAACCCGGCCCTAGCAATTTCTACATTTGGAAGTGCAAATGCAGGAACTGTATCATTCCCCTCCACCTTGTTCGCCACCGGCATTGACGACAATGTCTTGGCTGTTTCCTTCAAGACCGATATGAGCACGATTCAAAAGCTCAAGGTTGGTCCTGCTCCCAAGCCATAA